One window of the bacterium genome contains the following:
- the rplB gene encoding 50S ribosomal protein L2 — MAIRTLKPTSPGRRFMTVNDFAEVTADKPEKSLLAPLKRTGGRNNTGRVTAWQRGGGHKRRYRIIDFKRNKFGIPAKVKTIEYDPNRSAYIALLAYVDGEKRYILAPLHLKVGDEIVSDEKTDIRPGNAMKLRNVPLGTHVHNVELKEGKGGQMVRSAGNFAQLMAKEGNYATLRLPSGEIRMVRLECMATVGQVSNTQHEIISIGKAGRNRWLGKRPNVRGVAMNPVDHPMGGGEGKSSGGRHPCTPWGQPTKGFKTRKKNKNSDRYIVKKRS, encoded by the coding sequence ATGGCAATCAGGACTCTTAAACCGACATCACCGGGCCGACGTTTCATGACGGTCAATGACTTCGCTGAAGTCACGGCAGACAAACCGGAAAAGAGCCTTCTCGCACCTCTCAAGAGGACCGGCGGAAGGAACAATACCGGAAGAGTCACCGCATGGCAGCGCGGCGGTGGCCACAAGCGGCGTTACCGGATCATTGATTTCAAACGGAACAAGTTCGGGATACCCGCGAAGGTGAAGACCATTGAGTATGACCCCAACCGCAGCGCGTATATCGCCCTTTTAGCGTATGTGGACGGTGAGAAAAGGTATATCCTCGCTCCTCTCCATCTCAAGGTAGGGGATGAGATAGTCAGCGACGAAAAAACCGATATCAGGCCCGGGAACGCGATGAAGCTTCGTAACGTTCCTCTTGGAACCCACGTCCATAATGTAGAGCTCAAAGAGGGCAAGGGCGGACAGATGGTGCGGAGCGCTGGAAACTTCGCCCAGCTCATGGCCAAAGAAGGGAATTATGCGACCCTTAGGCTTCCCTCAGGCGAGATCAGGATGGTTCGTCTGGAGTGTATGGCCACGGTGGGACAGGTCAGTAACACGCAGCACGAGATCATTTCCATCGGTAAAGCCGGCCGAAACCGGTGGCTCGGTAAAAGACCTAACGTCAGAGGCGTAGCCATGAACCCTGTAGATCACCCCATGGGCGGTGGTGAGGGTAAGAGCTCTGGCGGGCGTCATCCGTGCACTCCGTGGGGACAGCCCACTAAAGGTTTTAAGACGAGGAAGAAAAACAAGAATTCTGATCGCTATATTGTCAAAAAGCGGTCCTAA
- the rplW gene encoding 50S ribosomal protein L23 has protein sequence MRPYSKVIIRPLLTEKNAALKEHHNRVVFEVAPDANKIEIKKAVEEAFQVSVQSVNVLNVRGKLKRVGRKIGRRRDWKKAIVTLKEGSTIEFFEGV, from the coding sequence ATGAGACCCTACAGCAAAGTGATCATCAGGCCTCTTTTGACTGAAAAGAACGCTGCACTGAAAGAGCACCATAACAGGGTTGTATTCGAAGTGGCCCCTGACGCAAACAAAATAGAGATCAAGAAGGCTGTGGAAGAGGCTTTCCAGGTCTCGGTCCAGTCGGTCAACGTTCTCAATGTTCGTGGTAAGCTCAAGAGGGTTGGCCGTAAAATTGGCCGACGCCGTGACTGGAAAAAGGCTATCGTCACCCTTAAAGAAGGAAGCACCATTGAATTCTTTGAGGGAGTATAA
- the rplD gene encoding 50S ribosomal protein L4: MPQMDILNIKNEVVGKVDLAPWWNEQGNSSLIHQAVVTARAGARRGTHSSKGRTDVRGGGAKPFRQKGTGRARQGTIRAPNMRGGGVVFGPHPRDYSKSMNKKMSRKALQNVLAHKAASESLLIVDDFLLEAPKTRELVAAMDRFDIISAVIVVDSLSEELDRASGNLKWVKIVTPDKVNTYDVLAFETLIVTRKALETLEGAMSR, encoded by the coding sequence ATGCCTCAGATGGACATTCTCAATATAAAAAATGAAGTTGTGGGCAAGGTAGACCTTGCTCCATGGTGGAATGAGCAAGGGAACTCTTCCCTCATCCATCAAGCTGTCGTCACGGCCAGGGCTGGTGCCAGAAGAGGTACTCACTCGTCCAAGGGCCGGACTGATGTCCGCGGCGGTGGTGCCAAGCCTTTCCGACAGAAGGGAACCGGACGCGCCCGGCAGGGGACAATTCGTGCTCCCAATATGAGGGGCGGCGGAGTAGTCTTCGGTCCTCATCCGCGAGATTACTCAAAGTCAATGAACAAAAAAATGTCCAGAAAAGCTCTGCAGAACGTGCTGGCTCACAAAGCAGCCTCGGAAAGCCTCCTGATCGTTGATGATTTTTTGCTTGAAGCGCCTAAAACCAGGGAGCTTGTTGCAGCGATGGATCGATTTGACATTATTAGCGCTGTCATAGTGGTCGATAGCCTTTCCGAGGAGCTTGACAGGGCATCTGGCAACCTTAAGTGGGTGAAGATCGTTACACCTGACAAGGTCAACACCTACGATGTGCTGGCTTTCGAAACTCTCATTGTTACCCGGAAGGCACTTGAGACGCTGGAAGGAGCGATGTCCCGATGA
- the rpsJ gene encoding 30S ribosomal protein S10 has protein sequence MDQQKIRIKLKAYDYRILDTSVTEIVETARRTGARVCGPIPLPTRRSIYTVLKGPHIDKKSREQFEIRIHKRMLDIVEPTPQTVDALMKLDLSAGVDVEIKLS, from the coding sequence ATGGATCAGCAGAAAATCAGAATTAAGCTCAAGGCCTATGACTACAGGATCTTGGATACTTCGGTCACCGAGATTGTAGAGACCGCCAGGCGCACAGGCGCCAGGGTCTGTGGTCCCATCCCTCTGCCCACCAGGCGGAGTATTTACACGGTCCTAAAGGGACCGCACATAGACAAGAAGTCCAGGGAGCAGTTTGAAATCCGCATTCATAAACGCATGCTGGATATCGTTGAACCCACTCCCCAGACAGTGGATGCCCTTATGAAGCTGGATCTTTCCGCAGGCGTGGACGTGGAGATCAAACTCTCGTAG
- the tuf gene encoding elongation factor Tu: MSKAKFERTKPHVNVGTIGHVDHGKTTLTAAITKCLANAGGATFVPFDEIDKAPEERERGITIATAHVEYETANRHYAHVDCPGHADYVKNMITGAAQMDGAILVVSAADGPMPQTREHILLARQVGVPYIVVYMNKTDMVDDPELLELVELEVRELLSMYEFPGDDIPIIMGSALKALEHGCGDAACADCGSIYALMDAVDSYIPEPERVIDKPFLMPVEDVFSISGRGTVATGRVDRGIIKVGSDVEIVGIRDTQKTVVTGVEMFRKLLDQGQAGDNVGLLLRGIKRDEIERGQVVCIPGSIKPHTKFKGEVYILAKEEGGRHTPFFDGYRPQFYFRTTDVTGIATLPSDVKMVMPGDNVSIEVELITPIAMEKELRFAIREGGRTVGAGVVSEIIE; this comes from the coding sequence ATGTCCAAGGCGAAGTTTGAGAGGACGAAGCCGCACGTAAACGTGGGCACGATCGGTCACGTTGATCACGGCAAAACGACGCTTACAGCAGCAATTACGAAGTGTCTGGCAAACGCTGGTGGAGCGACATTCGTTCCGTTTGACGAGATCGACAAGGCGCCCGAGGAGCGTGAGCGAGGCATTACGATCGCGACGGCCCACGTGGAGTACGAGACGGCAAACCGTCACTACGCCCATGTTGACTGTCCTGGTCACGCTGACTATGTGAAGAACATGATCACAGGAGCGGCGCAGATGGACGGCGCGATCCTTGTGGTGAGTGCAGCAGACGGTCCGATGCCCCAGACACGTGAGCACATCCTGCTTGCCCGTCAGGTAGGTGTTCCGTACATCGTTGTGTACATGAACAAGACAGACATGGTTGACGATCCTGAGCTTCTGGAGTTGGTTGAGCTTGAGGTTCGCGAGCTGTTGTCGATGTACGAGTTCCCTGGTGACGACATTCCGATCATTATGGGAAGCGCGCTCAAGGCGTTGGAGCACGGCTGTGGTGATGCTGCATGTGCTGATTGCGGTTCGATATATGCGCTTATGGATGCTGTAGACAGCTACATCCCTGAGCCGGAGCGAGTGATCGACAAGCCGTTTTTGATGCCGGTTGAGGACGTATTTTCGATCTCGGGTCGCGGAACGGTGGCGACGGGTCGTGTTGACCGTGGGATCATCAAGGTTGGCAGTGACGTGGAGATCGTTGGTATTCGTGATACGCAGAAGACCGTTGTGACGGGTGTAGAGATGTTCCGCAAGCTTCTTGACCAGGGTCAGGCAGGCGACAACGTAGGTCTTTTGCTTCGTGGCATCAAGCGTGACGAGATCGAGCGTGGTCAGGTGGTGTGTATTCCTGGCAGCATAAAGCCTCACACGAAGTTCAAGGGCGAGGTGTACATTCTGGCGAAGGAGGAAGGCGGTCGTCACACGCCGTTTTTCGACGGATATCGCCCCCAGTTTTATTTCCGTACGACGGACGTGACGGGTATAGCGACCCTACCTTCGGACGTGAAAATGGTGATGCCCGGTGACAATGTATCCATCGAGGTTGAGCTGATCACCCCCATCGCCATGGAGAAGGAACTTCGCTTCGCCATCCGCGAGGGCGGCCGCACCGTGGGCGCCGGGGTTGTCAGCGAGATAATCGAGTAG
- the fusA gene encoding elongation factor G produces the protein MARQYQLKNHRNIGIMAHIDAGKTTTTERILFYTGVSHKMGEVHDGAAVMDWMEQEQERGITITSAATTTYWKDTRINIIDTPGHVDFTVEVERSLRVLDGAVAVFCSVGGVEPQSETVWRQADKYRVPRIAFINKMDRVGADFARVVAMMKSRLGAVAVPIQLPVGAEDNFRGVIDLVKEVMYTFDDTALGATIEENPIPEEMADEVAAAREVLIESLADVDESLMESYVEALPIDIDHMKSVIRKATLEMAIVPVLCGSAFKNKGVQPLLDAVVDYLPSPLDAPEIIGRLVDSDGEVSVTADDDAPFSALAFKIMTDPFVGHLTFIRIYAGHLAAGSYVLNATSGRKERIGRLLKMHANKREDIKDVYSGDIVACVGLSKSMTGDTLCSPDRPILLEEMDFPEPVISIAIEPKTKVDQEKLGTALQKLSQEDPTFKVTTDVDTGQTLIAGMGELHLEIIVDRLMREFKVGATVGRPQVAYRETITASVKVEARFIKQSGGRGQYGHVWLEMEPGEVGSGIVFENKIVGGVVPREYVPAVQKGVMEASQQGILGGYPVLDVKVALYDGSFHEVDSSEMAFKVAGSMAFKDGARRAGAVLLEPMMDVEVVVPEDYMGDVMGDLSSRRGKVSNMDDRAGAKVIDAKVPLAAMFGYATELRSMTQGRATYTMHFAHYEKVPQNISEEVLAHSGVA, from the coding sequence GTGGCAAGGCAGTATCAACTAAAAAATCACAGGAATATTGGCATCATGGCGCACATTGATGCCGGCAAAACCACCACCACCGAGAGAATCCTCTTCTATACGGGAGTATCCCACAAGATGGGTGAGGTCCATGACGGCGCAGCCGTTATGGATTGGATGGAGCAGGAGCAGGAGCGCGGCATTACAATTACCTCTGCCGCTACCACTACATACTGGAAAGACACCCGCATCAATATTATCGACACCCCTGGACACGTTGATTTCACCGTTGAGGTGGAAAGATCACTGCGTGTCCTGGATGGGGCTGTTGCGGTCTTCTGTTCGGTAGGGGGCGTGGAACCACAATCGGAAACGGTGTGGCGCCAGGCCGATAAATACCGCGTTCCCAGGATCGCTTTTATCAACAAGATGGATCGCGTCGGGGCCGATTTTGCAAGGGTTGTCGCGATGATGAAGAGCCGTCTCGGGGCCGTTGCCGTCCCTATTCAGTTGCCTGTAGGCGCGGAGGACAACTTTCGTGGCGTCATCGATCTGGTAAAAGAGGTCATGTACACCTTTGATGATACAGCCCTCGGGGCCACCATAGAGGAAAATCCAATTCCGGAGGAGATGGCCGATGAGGTCGCTGCCGCCCGGGAAGTACTGATTGAATCTTTGGCTGATGTGGACGAAAGCCTCATGGAAAGTTACGTGGAAGCCCTCCCTATCGACATTGACCACATGAAATCTGTCATCCGCAAAGCCACCCTTGAAATGGCCATAGTGCCTGTCCTGTGTGGGAGCGCATTTAAGAACAAAGGTGTTCAGCCCCTTCTCGATGCCGTAGTGGATTACCTCCCGTCACCGCTGGATGCCCCTGAGATAATCGGACGTCTCGTTGATAGTGATGGTGAAGTTTCGGTAACGGCTGACGACGATGCCCCGTTTTCCGCGCTGGCCTTCAAGATCATGACCGACCCCTTTGTGGGTCACCTGACCTTCATCAGGATCTATGCGGGACATCTGGCTGCCGGCAGTTATGTACTTAACGCCACCTCGGGCAGGAAAGAACGCATCGGAAGGCTCCTCAAAATGCACGCCAACAAGCGTGAGGACATCAAGGATGTGTACTCAGGGGACATCGTCGCCTGTGTGGGACTGTCAAAATCAATGACAGGTGATACCCTCTGTTCTCCTGACAGGCCCATCCTTTTGGAGGAAATGGACTTTCCTGAGCCGGTGATCTCCATTGCGATCGAGCCCAAGACAAAAGTGGACCAGGAGAAGCTTGGTACTGCTCTGCAGAAACTGTCGCAGGAAGATCCCACCTTCAAAGTCACAACCGATGTAGATACCGGTCAGACTCTTATCGCCGGTATGGGCGAACTTCATCTTGAGATCATCGTCGACAGGCTCATGCGTGAATTCAAGGTGGGTGCCACTGTGGGCCGACCTCAGGTGGCCTACAGGGAGACGATCACGGCCTCCGTCAAGGTTGAGGCGCGCTTTATTAAGCAGTCCGGCGGTCGGGGCCAGTACGGCCACGTATGGCTGGAGATGGAACCCGGCGAAGTCGGGAGCGGAATCGTGTTCGAGAACAAGATTGTGGGAGGAGTTGTCCCCAGGGAGTATGTCCCCGCTGTCCAGAAAGGCGTCATGGAAGCCTCGCAGCAGGGCATTCTTGGCGGGTATCCCGTACTTGATGTGAAAGTTGCCCTTTACGATGGTTCCTTCCACGAGGTGGACTCCTCAGAAATGGCCTTTAAAGTGGCAGGTTCCATGGCTTTTAAGGACGGAGCCAGGAGAGCGGGAGCTGTCCTGTTGGAACCCATGATGGATGTGGAAGTCGTTGTCCCGGAAGATTATATGGGAGACGTCATGGGGGATCTCAGCAGCCGCAGGGGCAAGGTTTCCAACATGGATGACAGGGCAGGAGCCAAGGTTATTGATGCCAAGGTACCCCTTGCGGCAATGTTTGGTTATGCCACGGAGCTCAGGTCCATGACCCAGGGCCGGGCTACGTATACGATGCATTTCGCGCACTATGAGAAGGTGCCTCAAAATATATCCGAGGAAGTACTCGCCCACTCGGGCGTTGCTTGA
- the rpsG gene encoding 30S ribosomal protein S7, whose product MARRRSAQKREILPDPKYHDKLVTKFINNMMQDGKKSLSERIFYSSMDLMQAKESEDAIALFKKAVENTKPMLEVKSRRVGGATYQVPVEVRADRKQALSIRWLLASAKGRTERTMQERLANELIDAANKRGAAIKKKEDVHRMAEANKAFAHYRW is encoded by the coding sequence ATGGCTCGCAGACGGAGCGCACAAAAAAGGGAGATTCTCCCTGATCCGAAATATCATGACAAGCTGGTCACCAAGTTCATTAATAACATGATGCAAGATGGCAAGAAGAGTCTTTCAGAGAGAATCTTCTACAGCTCTATGGACCTCATGCAGGCCAAAGAGAGCGAAGATGCTATTGCACTTTTCAAAAAGGCGGTCGAGAACACCAAGCCGATGCTGGAGGTAAAATCCAGGCGGGTCGGCGGGGCGACGTATCAGGTCCCCGTGGAAGTGAGAGCAGACAGGAAGCAGGCTCTCAGTATCCGGTGGCTGCTGGCAAGTGCAAAAGGGCGGACCGAAAGGACCATGCAGGAAAGACTGGCAAATGAGCTTATCGACGCTGCCAACAAAAGGGGCGCCGCTATCAAGAAGAAGGAAGATGTCCACCGTATGGCTGAGGCGAACAAGGCCTTTGCCCATTACAGGTGGTAG
- the rpsL gene encoding 30S ribosomal protein S12 — MPTLNQLVRKSRKKIVKKSKTPAMQGCPQKRGVCTRVYTTTPKKPNSALRKVARVRLTNGIEVTSYIPGVGHNLQEHSVVLIRGGRVKDLPGVRYHIVRGTLDTAGVADRRQSRSKYGAKRPK; from the coding sequence ATGCCGACATTGAACCAGTTGGTGAGAAAAAGCCGGAAGAAGATAGTTAAAAAATCAAAAACACCGGCCATGCAGGGGTGCCCACAAAAACGGGGCGTCTGCACGCGGGTTTATACGACGACCCCCAAGAAACCGAACTCAGCGCTCCGGAAAGTTGCACGCGTGAGGCTGACGAACGGTATCGAAGTTACCTCCTATATCCCCGGTGTGGGACACAACCTGCAGGAGCACTCGGTCGTTCTTATTCGCGGTGGCAGGGTCAAGGATTTGCCCGGAGTCCGCTACCACATTGTTCGCGGGACGTTGGATACAGCTGGTGTGGCCGACAGGCGACAGAGTCGGTCGAAATACGGGGCCAAAAGGCCCAAGTAA
- the rpoC gene encoding DNA-directed RNA polymerase subunit beta' — protein sequence MTDFYSEYFDRPKYPTNFNAIRLKLASPEKIRAWSYGEVKKPETINYRTFKPERDGLFCAKIFGPTKDYECNCGKYKRMKHRGIVCEKCGVEVIQSKVRRERLGHIELASPVAHIWFMKGIPSRIGLMLDMSLRELERVLYFEEYIVLDPGPEETGLKENELLSEDRYRELREQFGDSFIAGMGAESVKELLLRLDLDLLAVDLRAEMLDTNSEARRKKVVKRLKTVESFRGSGNKPEWMILDVIPVLPPELRPLVPLDGGRFATSDLNDLYRRVINRNNRLKRLMELRAPEIIVRNEKRMLQEAVDALFDNGRRGRPIVGSNKRPLKSLSDSLKGKQGRFRQNLLGKRVDYSGRSVIVIGPELKLHQCGIPKKMALELFKPFIYHKLELYEHVTTIKSAKKMVEKERPEVWDVLDEVIQDHPIMLNRAPTLHRLGIQAFEPVLIEGKAIQLHPLVCAAFNADFDGDQMAVHVPLSLEAQMEARTLMLATNNVLSPADGRPIVVPTQDIVLGVYWMTKARPKSKGEGMIFSSFDSVRMAYDRDVVDLQANIKVRRDGKMTDTTVGRVLLYDIVPEEIPFSMVNRLFRKKELGEIVTNSFMWAGNEKTIHLLDNLKALGFTYATKSGLSICIEDMHIPPRKAELLDRAELEVTEVQTQYTEGLITDGERYNKVVDIWAQVTEEVANEVISALEEEGVGGQGTFNSIYMMADSGARGSAQQIRQLAGMRGLMAKPSGEIIETPIRANFREGLKVLEYFISTHGARKGLADTALKTANSGYLTRRLVDVAQECIVSMDDCETLDGIIVTSLVEGGEVIQPLEERILGRMALDDIRDPETNEVIVQASEEIDEKAVEEIEKRGLGFEGVPIRSALTCRARRGVCAKCYGRDLARGQLVVMGEAVGIIAAQSIGEPGTQLTMRTFHIGGTASRHVEQTSLEAPIDGELRFINLNILENRMGDQVAMNRNGEVAIVDENGREKKKYPVIYGARFKVGDGGKVTKGMLLAEWDPFSTPILTEVGGKIKFGDIREGVTMKEQVDEVTGIASKVITEYQGTDYKPRVSVKDAEGKTLKVPGSKSTARYFMPSNAIVMVNENDDIQPGDIIAKIPIETTKTKDITGGLPRVAELFEARVPKEQATISEIDGVVFFGRDVKGKRRIEVRPDVGEPREYLIPRGKHISVHEGDRVRAGEPLMDGSPNPHDILHVLGEKELQKYLVNEVQEVYLLQGVKINDKHIEVIIRQMLSKVRIEEVGDTRFMVGEQLDRPDFATENERVMNDGGRAATGKPILQGITKAALNTESYFSAASFQETTRVLTEASISGKIDHLRGLKENIIVGRLIPAGTGLKRYQDAGAMPSEITDEVKQVIKEKEGA from the coding sequence TTGACCGACTTTTACAGTGAGTACTTCGACCGGCCGAAGTATCCCACAAACTTCAACGCCATCAGACTCAAGCTGGCGTCACCGGAGAAGATCCGGGCCTGGTCCTATGGCGAAGTCAAGAAGCCCGAGACGATCAATTATCGGACCTTCAAACCGGAGCGGGACGGCCTCTTTTGCGCAAAGATATTCGGTCCCACCAAGGATTACGAATGCAACTGCGGAAAGTACAAGAGGATGAAACACCGCGGCATCGTTTGTGAGAAGTGTGGTGTCGAGGTGATCCAGTCCAAAGTCCGCAGGGAGAGGCTGGGGCATATCGAGCTCGCATCCCCCGTAGCTCACATCTGGTTTATGAAGGGGATTCCTAGCCGAATCGGTCTCATGCTTGACATGTCCCTCAGGGAGTTGGAGAGGGTCCTGTATTTTGAAGAGTATATTGTGCTCGATCCCGGCCCCGAAGAAACCGGTCTGAAGGAGAACGAACTGCTCTCGGAGGATCGCTACCGGGAACTGCGGGAGCAGTTTGGTGACAGTTTCATCGCCGGTATGGGAGCTGAATCGGTCAAAGAGCTTTTGCTGAGATTGGACCTTGACCTCCTTGCCGTGGACCTCAGGGCCGAGATGCTCGACACAAACTCCGAGGCCCGACGCAAGAAGGTGGTCAAAAGACTCAAAACGGTGGAGTCGTTCAGAGGATCCGGGAACAAGCCTGAGTGGATGATCCTCGATGTTATTCCCGTGCTTCCTCCGGAGCTGCGTCCCCTGGTACCACTGGACGGAGGCCGTTTCGCAACCTCGGACCTCAACGACCTGTACCGAAGAGTCATCAACAGAAATAATCGCCTCAAGAGGCTTATGGAACTCCGGGCTCCCGAGATCATTGTACGTAACGAAAAAAGGATGCTCCAGGAAGCTGTGGATGCCCTGTTTGACAACGGCAGGCGAGGGCGTCCCATCGTAGGTTCCAACAAACGGCCCCTCAAATCTCTCTCGGACAGCCTGAAGGGTAAGCAGGGGCGGTTCAGGCAGAATCTGCTGGGCAAGCGCGTTGACTATTCCGGAAGGAGTGTCATCGTCATTGGTCCCGAACTCAAACTTCATCAATGCGGCATTCCCAAGAAGATGGCGTTGGAACTATTCAAGCCGTTCATTTACCACAAGCTCGAGCTGTATGAGCATGTTACGACGATAAAAAGCGCCAAAAAAATGGTTGAGAAGGAGAGACCTGAGGTCTGGGATGTCCTGGACGAAGTGATCCAGGATCATCCTATAATGCTCAACCGGGCGCCTACGCTGCACCGACTCGGTATCCAGGCTTTCGAGCCGGTCCTTATCGAGGGTAAGGCCATTCAGCTTCACCCCCTTGTCTGTGCTGCATTCAACGCAGACTTCGACGGTGACCAGATGGCGGTCCACGTGCCTCTTTCCCTTGAGGCCCAGATGGAGGCCAGGACACTCATGCTGGCTACCAACAACGTTCTGTCCCCGGCTGACGGCCGGCCCATAGTGGTTCCGACCCAGGATATTGTACTGGGGGTCTACTGGATGACCAAAGCAAGGCCAAAATCCAAGGGCGAGGGGATGATTTTTTCCAGTTTTGATTCAGTGCGGATGGCCTATGACAGGGATGTCGTCGACCTTCAGGCAAATATCAAAGTGCGTCGCGATGGTAAAATGACCGACACTACAGTGGGTCGGGTCCTGCTCTACGATATTGTTCCGGAAGAAATTCCATTTTCAATGGTCAACCGGCTTTTTCGAAAGAAGGAATTGGGAGAAATTGTCACCAACTCCTTTATGTGGGCGGGTAACGAAAAAACTATCCATCTGCTGGATAACCTCAAGGCCCTCGGGTTCACCTATGCCACCAAGTCCGGTCTTTCTATCTGCATTGAAGATATGCACATTCCACCCAGGAAGGCTGAACTTCTGGATCGCGCTGAATTGGAAGTCACTGAGGTTCAAACGCAATACACCGAAGGTCTCATAACCGATGGCGAGCGTTACAACAAAGTCGTTGATATTTGGGCCCAGGTAACCGAAGAGGTGGCCAATGAGGTTATAAGCGCTCTCGAAGAGGAGGGTGTGGGAGGACAAGGTACCTTCAACTCCATCTACATGATGGCCGATTCCGGGGCAAGGGGTTCCGCTCAGCAGATCCGGCAGTTGGCCGGGATGCGTGGTCTCATGGCCAAACCATCGGGTGAGATCATCGAAACTCCTATCCGTGCCAACTTCAGGGAGGGCCTGAAGGTCCTCGAATACTTCATCTCAACCCACGGTGCCCGTAAGGGACTCGCTGACACGGCCCTTAAAACTGCCAACTCCGGGTACCTCACGCGAAGGCTCGTTGATGTGGCCCAGGAATGCATCGTCTCTATGGATGACTGTGAAACACTCGACGGGATCATCGTCACATCCCTCGTCGAGGGCGGTGAAGTGATCCAGCCCCTCGAGGAGCGGATCCTCGGCAGAATGGCCCTGGATGATATCAGGGACCCTGAAACCAATGAGGTGATCGTCCAGGCCTCCGAAGAGATTGACGAGAAAGCGGTTGAGGAGATCGAAAAGCGTGGTCTCGGGTTCGAGGGCGTGCCTATCAGGTCAGCTCTTACCTGCCGGGCCAGGCGCGGTGTTTGCGCCAAGTGTTACGGACGTGACCTGGCACGCGGACAGCTCGTGGTAATGGGTGAGGCAGTCGGTATCATTGCCGCGCAGTCCATCGGAGAACCGGGAACGCAGCTTACCATGAGAACATTCCATATCGGCGGAACCGCCAGCCGGCATGTGGAGCAGACCTCACTTGAAGCTCCTATCGACGGGGAACTTCGCTTTATCAACCTTAATATCCTTGAAAACAGGATGGGCGACCAGGTTGCGATGAACCGTAATGGTGAGGTTGCCATCGTCGATGAAAACGGTCGAGAAAAGAAGAAATACCCGGTCATTTATGGGGCCAGGTTCAAGGTTGGGGACGGAGGTAAGGTGACAAAAGGGATGCTTCTTGCTGAATGGGATCCCTTCAGCACTCCAATTCTCACAGAGGTGGGCGGCAAGATCAAATTCGGTGACATCCGTGAGGGCGTGACCATGAAGGAACAGGTTGACGAGGTCACCGGTATTGCTTCCAAGGTGATCACCGAATACCAGGGTACCGATTACAAGCCCAGGGTTTCTGTCAAGGACGCGGAAGGTAAAACTCTCAAGGTGCCTGGTTCCAAATCTACTGCACGGTACTTCATGCCTTCCAACGCCATTGTCATGGTCAACGAAAACGATGATATTCAGCCCGGTGATATTATTGCCAAGATACCCATCGAGACTACCAAAACAAAAGATATCACGGGCGGTCTGCCCAGAGTTGCAGAGTTGTTTGAGGCCCGGGTACCCAAGGAACAGGCCACTATCAGTGAGATCGACGGTGTGGTCTTTTTCGGGCGAGATGTGAAGGGTAAAAGGCGGATCGAAGTGCGCCCGGATGTGGGGGAACCACGTGAATACCTTATCCCCAGAGGAAAACATATAAGCGTTCATGAGGGTGACCGTGTTCGTGCTGGTGAACCGCTCATGGACGGCTCACCCAATCCTCACGATATCCTTCACGTCCTGGGTGAGAAGGAACTCCAGAAATACCTCGTAAATGAGGTTCAGGAGGTTTACCTTCTGCAGGGTGTCAAGATCAACGACAAACATATCGAGGTGATCATCCGCCAGATGCTCAGCAAGGTCCGGATTGAAGAGGTGGGTGACACACGCTTCATGGTGGGTGAGCAGCTTGACCGCCCGGATTTTGCAACGGAGAACGAGCGCGTTATGAATGATGGCGGTAGAGCGGCCACAGGAAAACCGATCCTGCAGGGGATCACCAAGGCTGCGCTGAATACGGAGAGCTACTTTTCGGCGGCCTCTTTCCAGGAGACAACCAGGGTGCTCACAGAGGCCAGTATCTCCGGAAAGATCGATCACCTTCGCGGGCTCAAGGAAAACATCATCGTGGGCCGCCTTATCCCGGCTGGTACCGGTCTTAAACGTTATCAGGATGCGGGAGCAATGCCATCCGAGATCACAGATGAGGTAAAGCAGGTCATTAAGGAGAAAGAGGGAGCGTAG